One Mesoaciditoga lauensis cd-1655R = DSM 25116 genomic window, AGGAAGTTGCGAACCCTGTGAATTTCCCATTTCTTCTACTTCTACTTCGTACATTTTCCCATTTACTTTTATGAGATATTTTTTCCCCATTTTTTAAAGCTCCTTTCTTATTTCCTCTTGTTGATTCTCCAAATTTTTTGAGGATTATGGAAACGCCACATATTGCGAGGTGCTCTATCATTATCAACACTTCTTATGGAAAGTATTTTCGGCATTTTTTCACCCTCAAACGAAGCGATTGCCGCGCTTATAACGGCCACTACTTCATCCATTTCAGATATTTCAACGTTTTCAGCTTTTTCTATATACGTAGTTGGCGCTTTTCTCTCTTCGACGCGAGGCACTGCTTTTTTCGCAGCTGAAACGTTTTTTTCGGCCTTTTTCTTGCTGTTTTTATGAAAAAAGTGCCCTACTATTGCGAAGAAAATGGCTATGAATCCCAATCCGCCTAATGCCACTATTATTCCAACTATGGAAATAGTCCATGTCTTTTCCACTTAATACACCTCGATCACAGAGGAATGTTTCCGTGCTTTTTGGACGGTTTACCTTCAGCTTTAGAAGAAAGTCTTTCCAATCCATCAACAAGATATTGCCTGGTTTCCGAGGGAAGAATGACCGTATCCACGTATCCCCTTGAAGCCGCAACGTATGGATTTGAAAAAGCATCGGCGTATTCTTTTATCTTTTCCTTACGAGTCTTTTCGGGTTCTTTTGAAGCTTTTATCTCTTTTCTAAAGATGATGTTAGCCGCTCCTTCAGCACCCATCACGGCCACTTCAGCACTGGGCCAGGCCAACACCAGATCGGCACCCAGATGTTTACTCCCCATCGCTATGTATGCACCACCATAAGCTTTATGGGTGATAACGGTGATTTTTGGAACGGAAGCTTCACTGTAAGCGTAAAGCAATTTAGCGCCATGGCGGATTATACCACCGTATTCTTGAACGGTACCCGGCAAAAAGCCAGGGGTATCCACAAACGTTATTATTGGAATGTTAAAGGCATCCAGGAATCGTATGAAACGCGCGGCTTTGTCAGATGAATCTATATCCAGTACACCTGCCAGCACTTTTGGTTGATTCGCCACTATTCCGACACTTTTTCCGTTTATCCTGGCAAACCCTATAACCATTGAACGGGCAAATTTTGCATGAACTTCAAAGAAACTGTTTGGATCTACCACTCTATTTATAACCTCTACCATGTCATAAGGTTTATGAGGGTCCTCTGGAACTATTTTGTCCAAAGAAGGATCTGAAGGGATTTGGACAGGTTCAAGGATCGGTGGCTCTTCCATATTGTTTGAAGGTATGTAAGAAAGGAGTTTTTTCACCATTTCAACCATTTCCACTTCATTCTTGGCTATGAAATGGGCAACTCCACTCTTTGTGTTGTGAACCAACGCCCCACCCAATGATTCCTGAGTGACATTTTCACCTGTAACGGCTTTTATCACTTCTGGACCGGTTATGAACATTTTGGAAGTTTTGTCGACCATTAAAACGAAATCCGTTATCGCCGGCGAATAAACCGCACCACCGGCACAAGGGCCTGCTATTACAGTTATTTGTGGGATGACACCTGAAGCAAGGGTGTTTCGATAGAATATCTCTCCGTATCCGTAAAGTGAATCCACTCCTTCTTGAATGCGGGCTCCTCCCGAATCGTTGATGCCGATGAGGGGTACTCCCAGTTTCATAGCCATATCCTGAATCTTGGCTATCTTCTTGGCGTGCATTTCTCCAAGTGAACCACCCTGGACTGTGAAATCTTGTGAGAAAATAGCCACGTTTCTTCCGTTTATTTTTCCAAGGCCTGTTACCACGCCATCGGCGGGAAAGTTCTTTTTATCCAGACCAAAATAAGTAGAGCGATGTTTAACATGATCGTCTATTTCCAAAAACGTTCCTTCATCCAAAAGGAGTTTTATTCTCTCTCGTGCGGTGAGTTTTCCCGCTTCATGTTGCTTCTTTATCTTTTCTTCACCGCCACCCAACCTGATCATTTCACGACGTTTAAGGAGATCTTCATTTTTGTCCATTGTTTTGCCTCCTCTCGACGAGTTCCAAAAGTATCCCATGAACATCTTTTGGATGGACAAAAGCCACAATTGTTCCTCCTGCGCCGGGCGCTGGTTCGGAGATTATTCTGTATCCCTCTGCTTTCAGTCTCTCAACGCTTTTGTATATGTCATCCACTTCCAACGCCATATGGTGAAGGCCTTCTCCTCTTTTTTCTATGAATTTTGAGATCGTTCCGTTTTCATCCATATCCTCAAGAAGTTCCACTCTTGAGTCACCTACCATCACCATGGCTACTTTTAGCTTTCTATCTTCAAGTACTTCTTCTTCCACTTCTAGATTCAAGACGTCTTTGAAAATCTTTGAAGCCTCTTCGGCTGATTTCACAGCTACTCCTATATGATCTATTTTAAAAGCTTTCATCTTGCCACCAAAAAGGTGTGTCACCATCCTTTCTTTCTACTTGTATTTTTTGCACAATTCGTTTACAAAAAAATTTTTTAATTTCAAAAAGTCATTTTTATCGTCCTTTATTTCGGATTTTTCAACCAGTTCATCTAATTCCCTTCTCAGAGAGGCTTTCACATGATGAACAAGCCTTGCCTTTCTTTTTTCAAAAAGCAGATTGGTCGTTTCCATTTCATGGAATCTCTCATCAAAGGCCTTAACCACTTCAGAAACGCCTTCACCCGTTATGGCATTCGTAAGAAAGATCGGAATTGTTTTATTTCCCATCGCCATAATGGCTTTTAATTTAGACATAAGCATTTGGGCCTTTGGGTTGTCGGACTTGTTGATTATGAAAATATCAGCTATCTCCATTAAGCCCGCTTTCATCATTTGGACTTCATCTCCACCGTCAGGAGAAAGAACTACAGCTACAGTGTCCGCAACGTTCTTTACATCCACTTCTGATTGTCCAACACCGACGGTTTCAATTATCACATCATCCATACCAAAGGCTTCAAACGCATCGCAAGCTTCGTAAATGGAAGGAGAAAGTCCCCCCAATGCCCCTCGGCTGGCAAAACTTCTTATGAATATATTTTCAGCCGTAGCGTGAGATTGCATCCTGATTCTATCACCCAACAACGCCCCATGTGTAAAAGGACTTGAAGGGTCTACAACTATCACGCCAACTTGCTTGGTGGATAACTTATCAAGAATGGAATTCATAAGCGTTGATTTTCCCACGCCCGGACTTCCCGTTAAGCCTATTACATGTGCGGTGCTCTTTTTCATTTCTTTGAGCAAAGAATTGGCTTTTTCAGGAAAATTCTCGCACAAAGATAACATCTTTGCAAGCGCTTTTCTATCGCCTTTTTTCATTCCTTCAATGAGTTCATCATCACGCATGCGAATGTTCAACAAAACTTTTCACCTGCTCTGCCACTTCTTGTGTAGATGTTCCCGGGCCGTAAACTTCTACAACGCCCATTTCTTTCAACTTTTCTGCATCTTCTTCTGGGATTATACCACCAACAAAAACAGGAATCTGAGCGCCTTTTTCTTTTAGCAGCTCTAACACTTTTGGTACCAGTTTCATGTGAGCTCCCGAAAGGATGGAAAGGCCTAATACATCTACATCTTCATCAACAGCCGCTTGGGCTATTTGTTCAGGCGTTTGTCTTATGCCCGTGTATATAACTTCCATTCCGGCATCCCTTAAAGCTCTGGCGATAACTTTTGCCCCTCTATCGTGACCATCCAAACCTGGTTTTGCTATCATAACCTTTATCATACTCAATTCCTCCTTCAAATCGTTATTGATTCTTTGTATTCTCCGAAAACCTTCCTTAAAACATTTGAGATCTCTCCGATCGTTGCGTAAACTTTTACGGCGTCGATTATTGGAGGCATTACGTTATCATTTGTCTGAGCCACATTTTCCAGGACTTTTAAAGCTTTTTCCACTTTTTCGTTATCCCTTCTCTTCCTGAGGCTTTTGAGTTTTTCTATTTGTTCTTGTTCCACCTTGTCGTTAACCTTCAAAATGGACTTTGGTGGTTCTTCGTCTACCGTGAATTTGTTCACTCCTACCACGATCTGTTTTCCCGATTCCACAGCTTTTTGGTATTCATAAGCACGATTGCTTATCTCTTGCTGAACGTAGCCAGCTTCGATGGCTTTTACCATTCCTCCGAACTCTTCTATTTTGTCTATGTACTCAAAGGCTTTTTTCTCAATTGAATCGGTAAGATTTTCTATGTAATAAGAACCGGCAAGTGGATCGACCGTTTTGGGGACCCCAGATTCATATGCGATTATTTGTTGAGTTCGAAGTGCTATTCGAACCGATTCTTCAGTAGGAAGCGCCAACGCTTCGTCTCTTGAGTTGGTATGTAAAGATTGAGTTCCTCCCAAAACAGCCGCCAACGCTTGAAGAGCAACACGCACTATGTTGTTATCTGGTTGTTGTGCTGTAAGTGTTGAACCGGAAGTTTGGGTATGGAATTTAAGCCTCATGGCAGAAGGATTCGTGACGTTGAATTTCTCCTTCATCAGTTTTGCCCACATTCTTCTTGCGGCTCTGAATTTTGCTATCTCTTCCAGGAAATCGTTGTGAGAAGCGAAGAAGAATGAAAGCCTTTTGCCAAACACGTTTGGATCCAATCCCGCTTTCACGGCGGCTCTCACGTATTCGACACCATCTGCCAAAGTAAATGCGACTTCTTGCACAGCGTCTGCTCCAGCTTCTCTTATATGATAGCCACTGATGCTTATCGTATTCCAAAGTGGCATTTCCTTAGAACAAAATTCGAATATGTTGGTAATTATCCTCATCGATGGCTGAGGTGGAAATATGTAAGTTCCACGTGCTATATACTCTTTCAAAATATCATTTTGAATGGTACCTCTCAGTTTATCTCTGGAAACCCCTCTTTTTTCTCCAACGCTCAAATACATCGCAAGTAAGATGGCGGCGGTGGAGTTTATAGTCATGGAAGTGCTTACCTTGTCAAGGGGTATTTCATTGAAGAGTGTTTCCATATCTTCTAGTGAATCAATTGCGACGCCAACCTTCCCAACCTCTCCCAGCGAGTGTGGATCATCAGAATCGTATCCTATCTGAGTTGGAAGATCGAAGGCAACAGACAGACCACTTTGTCCTTGCTCTAGAAGATATCTGTATCTTTTGTTTGATTCTTCAGCCGTGCCAAAACCAGCGTACTGACGCATAGTCCAAAACTTCCCTCTGTACATGGTGTTTTGGACTCCGCGCGTAAAGGGATATTCACCCGGGAAACCTATTTCTGAATAATCTCCCACATCTAATGGAGTGTAAAGCCTTTTGACGTCTTCACCCCATGTGGTTTTAAATTCCCCACGCTCCGGAAATTTCTTCAGAGTTTCTTCGGTTTTTTCATTCCATCTTTCATACTCTTTTTTTATCTCCTCGTCCCTCACGATGTTACCTCCTCACTTAAGGTTTTGTTTTCTATCATCATCGAAATGCCTTTCATCTTCAGAACAACCTTTTTCCCGTCTGCATCGATGAGCTTGGAGAGAATAATTTCGATCTCATCTACGTTATCGACATAAATGTAGGTGGTATCAGGTGTTTGTAAGAGCTTTTCCAAGATCATCTTTCCATTTGCATATTTGAAAATCCCTACGTATGGTCCGCCCGCAGGTAAAGGGGAAGGCAAAACTATTTCTTCTTCGCTTTCACCATCCGTTGCCAGAAATCTTTCTTCATTTTCGGATAAGTAGAAAGTCACTTTTCCTTCCTTTTCTTCCAAAACCTTTGAGAATCCCTTTCCGTTTGATAAGGATGTAGTTAGATCGAAATACTGCCTTTGAAGGTGGAGCTTCTCCGTCATGTTGTAATCTTCATAATCATCTATTGACGGTATCTCTGAACTTTTTGAACCACCGAAAAGTTCTTGTTGAAGAGCTTTTAATCCCCCTTCTGCTTTATCCCAAATGAGATCCAAATTTTCGACGGCATACTTACGATTAGAACAAACGGAATCCAATGCTCCACTGAGTATTAACGCCTCAACTGCTCTCTTTGTTGGCCTTGCCTCTTTCATCCTTGCAAGGAAATCTTCTAAACTTTCAAAAATGCCCTTTTTTCTCTCTTCATATATATCGTTCGCCAAAGAAATTCCCACGCCTTTTATGGCTGCCAAACCGCTCAAAATTTTGTTGGAACTCACGCTGAACATCGCTTTTGAAGCGTTCACATCTGGTGGCAATATATCTACACCCATTTTTTTAGCCTCGTTGGCATACAGGGATAATTTAGTTGTATCAGATATATGAGAATTCATCAACGATGCCAGGTAATTCGCAGGTTTGTTAGCTTTTAAGTAAGCCGTCCAAGCGGTTATATGAGCGTATGCGACGCTATGAGATTTGTTGAATCCATAAGAGGCAAACGAATTTATGAGTTCGAACAACTTTTCTGCTTTTGTAGTATCAAAACCACTTTTTTTAACACAACCTTGTATAAACTTGTCTTTAAGTTCTTCCATGAGGTCGCTTTTCTTTTTCGATATGGCTTTTCGGAATAGATCTGAATCTGCTGAAGAAAAACCGGCTATTTCTTTCGCAATTTGCATTATTTGTTCTTGATAAATCACCATGCCGTACGTTTCTTTAAGCAACTCGTTTAGACCGAATTCGTCTTTGCTTGAAGAGAGCCCATGTTTTCTTTTTATGTATTCATCGGCCATTCCAGAATACATCGGTCCAGGTCTATTTAGACTTAAAAGTGCTACCAAGTCATCAAACTTCTCTGGAGCCATTTTCTTCGTTAAAGATGTTGCTGCAGGACTTTCAAGCTGGAAAACGCCCAGGGTTTTTCCCGCTTTTAACAAATCGTATATGCTTTTATCCTCAATTGGCAAAGAATTCATGTCCTTCCTCGTTGAATTCTCTCCCAGAGTTTCTTTTATATTTGTCAGCGTTTTCAATCCAAGCAGATCTATTTTTACCACGCCAAGTTCCGACAGGGAATCCATATCAAACTCGCTTACCCATGAATTTGAATTCCAAACGAGAGGCATTCTTTCTTTTATGGCTTCGTCAGCCATAACGATACCTGCAGCGTGAATTGTCCTGTGATGCGCTAGGCCTTCCAAGAAAGAAGAGTATTTGAGTGCGTCAGCGATCATCGGATCGTTAAGAGACTTTCTAAGCGAAGGATTCTCTTTGAGTGCCTGCGAAATTGAAGGATAACCAGAAACTTTCCATGCAAGATCGTTTATAACCCTTTCATTGAGATCGAGAGCTTTGCCAACGGCTCTTATAACCGCTTTGGTTCCCAGAGTACCGTAGGCTCCTACCTGAACCACATTGTCGTTCCCAAACTTTTCCATGATCTTTGTGATCAGATCATTTCTTGCCGTGTCTTCAACATCTATATCTATATCTGGATCTCCCTTTCTGTATTCGTTTAAAAATCTCTCAAAAAGGAGATCGTATTTCATCGGATCCACCGTTGTTATACCCAAAGAATAGGCAACGTTAGAAGATACTGCTGATCCCCTGCCAGGTCCTATTACTATTCCCGCTTTTTCAGCGGTTTTCACTATATCGCTTACGACTAAGAAATATCTACAAAAATTTTTAGATTCGATGATTTTAAGTTCTGATTCGATCTTTTTCCATCTTTTCGCTTCTTTGACCTTTGACTTTAACGCTTTTCTTAAAAATTCACAATCGTTTTCACCTTTTGTATCTTCGTAAATTGAGGGGAGAGTGAAGTTCGGATTGAGGTCATATTCTTCGCATTTATCGGCTATCTCTAGAGTGTTTTCTATGGCTTCAGGAACATCTTTGAAAATCTCGGCCATCTCGTCTGGCGTTTTCAAAAAATACTCATTGCTTCCATAAGCATATTTGCCATCCCATTTCATGTTACGTCCCATGGAAACGAAGAGTCCATGCGCACTTGCGTCTTCTTTATTCAAAAAGTGAACATCGTTTGTCGCCACCAGTTTTATCTTGTAAGATTTTGAAAATTCTATCAAAGCAGCGTTTATCTTTTTTTGCTGGGGAAGCCCTGTATCCATAAGTTCAAGATAAAAATCATCTTTGAAGCGCTCTTTGTAACTTTCTATTAACCTTTTTGCCTCTTCAAAATTATCATTCAAAATCGCCGTGGGGATTTTTCCTCCCAAACATCCAGACAAAACCACAACATCTTTCAATTCGAAAATATCGTCATCCTGAAATCCTCTTTTATCTTCTCTCCTTAAGTTGTTGAGAGATTTCACAAGAGAAAAATACCCATTTTTGTTTTTGGCGATGATGGTAAGATGATGGCGCTTTCTGCCTTCTCCAGCCATGTAAACTTCGCAACCTATCAAAGGCTTTATTCCATTTTTTACGGCAAAAGAATGGAACTTT contains:
- a CDS encoding OadG family protein, yielding MEKTWTISIVGIIVALGGLGFIAIFFAIVGHFFHKNSKKKAEKNVSAAKKAVPRVEERKAPTTYIEKAENVEISEMDEVVAVISAAIASFEGEKMPKILSIRSVDNDRAPRNMWRFHNPQKIWRINKRK
- a CDS encoding acyl-CoA carboxylase subunit beta; translated protein: MDKNEDLLKRREMIRLGGGEEKIKKQHEAGKLTARERIKLLLDEGTFLEIDDHVKHRSTYFGLDKKNFPADGVVTGLGKINGRNVAIFSQDFTVQGGSLGEMHAKKIAKIQDMAMKLGVPLIGINDSGGARIQEGVDSLYGYGEIFYRNTLASGVIPQITVIAGPCAGGAVYSPAITDFVLMVDKTSKMFITGPEVIKAVTGENVTQESLGGALVHNTKSGVAHFIAKNEVEMVEMVKKLLSYIPSNNMEEPPILEPVQIPSDPSLDKIVPEDPHKPYDMVEVINRVVDPNSFFEVHAKFARSMVIGFARINGKSVGIVANQPKVLAGVLDIDSSDKAARFIRFLDAFNIPIITFVDTPGFLPGTVQEYGGIIRHGAKLLYAYSEASVPKITVITHKAYGGAYIAMGSKHLGADLVLAWPSAEVAVMGAEGAANIIFRKEIKASKEPEKTRKEKIKEYADAFSNPYVAASRGYVDTVILPSETRQYLVDGLERLSSKAEGKPSKKHGNIPL
- the mce gene encoding methylmalonyl-CoA epimerase, which codes for MKAFKIDHIGVAVKSAEEASKIFKDVLNLEVEEEVLEDRKLKVAMVMVGDSRVELLEDMDENGTISKFIEKRGEGLHHMALEVDDIYKSVERLKAEGYRIISEPAPGAGGTIVAFVHPKDVHGILLELVERRQNNGQK
- the meaB gene encoding methylmalonyl Co-A mutase-associated GTPase MeaB; the protein is MLNIRMRDDELIEGMKKGDRKALAKMLSLCENFPEKANSLLKEMKKSTAHVIGLTGSPGVGKSTLMNSILDKLSTKQVGVIVVDPSSPFTHGALLGDRIRMQSHATAENIFIRSFASRGALGGLSPSIYEACDAFEAFGMDDVIIETVGVGQSEVDVKNVADTVAVVLSPDGGDEVQMMKAGLMEIADIFIINKSDNPKAQMLMSKLKAIMAMGNKTIPIFLTNAITGEGVSEVVKAFDERFHEMETTNLLFEKRKARLVHHVKASLRRELDELVEKSEIKDDKNDFLKLKNFFVNELCKKYK
- a CDS encoding cobalamin B12-binding domain-containing protein, which produces MIKVMIAKPGLDGHDRGAKVIARALRDAGMEVIYTGIRQTPEQIAQAAVDEDVDVLGLSILSGAHMKLVPKVLELLKEKGAQIPVFVGGIIPEEDAEKLKEMGVVEVYGPGTSTQEVAEQVKSFVEHSHA
- a CDS encoding acyl-CoA mutase large subunit family protein — its product is MKKEYERWNEKTEETLKKFPERGEFKTTWGEDVKRLYTPLDVGDYSEIGFPGEYPFTRGVQNTMYRGKFWTMRQYAGFGTAEESNKRYRYLLEQGQSGLSVAFDLPTQIGYDSDDPHSLGEVGKVGVAIDSLEDMETLFNEIPLDKVSTSMTINSTAAILLAMYLSVGEKRGVSRDKLRGTIQNDILKEYIARGTYIFPPQPSMRIITNIFEFCSKEMPLWNTISISGYHIREAGADAVQEVAFTLADGVEYVRAAVKAGLDPNVFGKRLSFFFASHNDFLEEIAKFRAARRMWAKLMKEKFNVTNPSAMRLKFHTQTSGSTLTAQQPDNNIVRVALQALAAVLGGTQSLHTNSRDEALALPTEESVRIALRTQQIIAYESGVPKTVDPLAGSYYIENLTDSIEKKAFEYIDKIEEFGGMVKAIEAGYVQQEISNRAYEYQKAVESGKQIVVGVNKFTVDEEPPKSILKVNDKVEQEQIEKLKSLRKRRDNEKVEKALKVLENVAQTNDNVMPPIIDAVKVYATIGEISNVLRKVFGEYKESITI
- a CDS encoding DNA polymerase III subunit alpha; translated protein: MKKFVHLHLHTEYSLMDSIVRINSLMEKVKKIGMDAVAITDHGTMAGVEKFHSFAVKNGIKPLIGCEVYMAGEGRKRHHLTIIAKNKNGYFSLVKSLNNLRREDKRGFQDDDIFELKDVVVLSGCLGGKIPTAILNDNFEEAKRLIESYKERFKDDFYLELMDTGLPQQKKINAALIEFSKSYKIKLVATNDVHFLNKEDASAHGLFVSMGRNMKWDGKYAYGSNEYFLKTPDEMAEIFKDVPEAIENTLEIADKCEEYDLNPNFTLPSIYEDTKGENDCEFLRKALKSKVKEAKRWKKIESELKIIESKNFCRYFLVVSDIVKTAEKAGIVIGPGRGSAVSSNVAYSLGITTVDPMKYDLLFERFLNEYRKGDPDIDIDVEDTARNDLITKIMEKFGNDNVVQVGAYGTLGTKAVIRAVGKALDLNERVINDLAWKVSGYPSISQALKENPSLRKSLNDPMIADALKYSSFLEGLAHHRTIHAAGIVMADEAIKERMPLVWNSNSWVSEFDMDSLSELGVVKIDLLGLKTLTNIKETLGENSTRKDMNSLPIEDKSIYDLLKAGKTLGVFQLESPAATSLTKKMAPEKFDDLVALLSLNRPGPMYSGMADEYIKRKHGLSSSKDEFGLNELLKETYGMVIYQEQIMQIAKEIAGFSSADSDLFRKAISKKKSDLMEELKDKFIQGCVKKSGFDTTKAEKLFELINSFASYGFNKSHSVAYAHITAWTAYLKANKPANYLASLMNSHISDTTKLSLYANEAKKMGVDILPPDVNASKAMFSVSSNKILSGLAAIKGVGISLANDIYEERKKGIFESLEDFLARMKEARPTKRAVEALILSGALDSVCSNRKYAVENLDLIWDKAEGGLKALQQELFGGSKSSEIPSIDDYEDYNMTEKLHLQRQYFDLTTSLSNGKGFSKVLEEKEGKVTFYLSENEERFLATDGESEEEIVLPSPLPAGGPYVGIFKYANGKMILEKLLQTPDTTYIYVDNVDEIEIILSKLIDADGKKVVLKMKGISMMIENKTLSEEVTS